In Raphanus sativus cultivar WK10039 chromosome 5, ASM80110v3, whole genome shotgun sequence, the following proteins share a genomic window:
- the LOC108862342 gene encoding ras-related protein RABF1, with translation MGCAASLPGKNSGALNGLTSSENAAPADAKNLRVKLVLLGDSGVGKSCIVLQFVRGQFDATSKVTVGASFLSQTITLQDSTTVKFEIWDTAGQERYSALAPLYYRGAGVAVIVYDITSPESFKKAQYWVKELQKHGSPDIVMALVGNKADLHEKREVLSEDGMELAEKNGMFFIETSAKTADNINELFEEIGKRLPRPSQPS, from the exons ATGGGATGTGCTGCTTCTCTTCCAGGcaa GAACTCTGGAGCTTTAAACGGTCTTACCAGCTCAGAGAATGCAGCTCCAGCAGATGCTAAGAATCTACGCGTGAAG TTAGTTCTATTAGGAGATTCTGGTGTGGGTAAAAGTTGTATTGTCCTCCAGTTTGTCCGTGGTCAATTTGACGCAACATCTAAG GTAACTGTTGGAGCTTCATTCTTGTCCCAAACAATAACCTTGCAAGACTCTACCACAGTGAAGTTTGAAATATGGGATACAGCAGGGCAAGAGAG gtATTCTGCGCTTGCTCCACTATACTACCGTGGAGCTGGAGTTGCTGTTATTGTGTATGATATTACAAGCCCTGAGTCGTTCAAGAAAGCTCAGTATTGGGTTAAG GAACTGCAGAAGCATGGAAGCCCAGACATTGTGATGGCTTTGGTTGGTAACAAAGCTGATCTGCATGAAAAAAGAGAAGTACTCTCCGAG GATGGTATGGAGCTTGCGGAGAAGAACGGCATGTTCTTTATTGAAACGTCAGCTAAGACGGCAGATAACATAAATGAACTGTTTGAG GAAATTGGAAAGAGGCTACCTCGTCCCTCTCAACCATCATGA
- the LOC108862341 gene encoding U-box domain-containing protein 14, whose amino-acid sequence MGSTNGSHEELMSRLVDSVKQISKLSNSKGFFGRIQGDLLRRITLLSPFFEELIDISVALNQEQLSGFEVLRIALDSSLDLFRSVNGGSKLLQIFHRGSVMQKFHDVTVEIEAALTQIPYDKFEVSEEVREQVQLLHFQFKRATERQEDYDLQLSHDLAIAEGVVDPDPEILKRLSQELQLSTIDELKKESHAIHEYFLSYDGDPDDCFQRMSSLLKKLVDCATVESSEPDASTGSKSISRHRSPVIPEYFRCPISLELMKDPVIVSTGQTYERSSIQKWLDAGHKTCPKSQETLLHSGLTPNYVLKSLIALWCESNGIELPQNQGSHRTTRPGGGGGSSSSDCDRAFVLALLEKLDNGTTEQQRAAAGELRLLAKRNADNRVCIAEAGAIPRLVELLSSPDPRTQEHSVTALLNLSINEGNKGAIVDAGAITDIVEVLKNGSMEARENAAATLFSLSVVDENKVAIGAAGAIQALISLLEEGTRRGKKDAATAIFNLCIYQGNKSRAIKGGIVDPLTRLLKDAGGGMVDEALAILAILSTNQEGKGAIGEADTIPVLVEIIRTGSPRNRENAVAILWYLCIGNMERLNVAREVGADVALKELTENGTDRAKRKAASLLEIIQQLEGVVISTVP is encoded by the exons ATGGGATCAACGAATGGTTCCCACGAGGAGCTGATGAGTCGACTCGTTGACTCCGTCAAGCAAATTTCCAAGTTGTCCAATTCCAAAGGCTTCTTCGGTAGGATCCAAGGCGATCTCCTCCGTAGGATCACCCTTCTCAGCCCTTTCTTCGAGGAATTAATCGACATCTCTGTTGCATTAAACCAAGAACAACTCTCAGGGTTCGAGGTTTTGAGAATTGCTCTCGATTCAAGCTTAGATCTTTTTCGATCTGTCAATGGTGGCAGCAAACTTCTtcag ATCTTCCATAGAGGTTCTGTTATGCAGAAGTTCCACGACGTGACAGTGGAGATAGAAGCAGCCTTGACTCAGATCCCTTATGATAAGTTTGAGGTCTCAGAGGAGGTCAGAGAACAG GTCCAGCTTCTGCATTTTCAATTCAAGAGAGCAACAGAAAGACAAGAGGACTATGATCTGCAGCTAAGCCATGATCTTGCCATTGCAGAGGGTGTGGTAGATCCTGACCCTGAGATCCTCAAAAGACTGTCACAGGAGCTCCAGCTCAGCACCATTGATGAGCTCAAGAAAGAATCACACGCCATTCACGAGTACTTTCTTTCGTACGATGGAGATCCAGATGACTGTTTCCAGAGGATGTCCTCTCTTCTCAAAAAGCTGGTGGACTGTGCAACAGTCGAGAGTTCCGAACCCGATGCATCCACCGGCAGCAAATCCATTTCTAGACATCGTTCTCCCGTTATACCAGAGTACTTTCGTTGTCCGATATCACTTGAACTGATGAAAGATCCTGTCATCGTCTCCACTGGACAG ACATATGAGAGATCATCCATACAGAAGTGGCTAGATGCTGGTCACAAAACCTGTCCGAAATCTCAGGAGACGCTCTTGCATTCCGGATTAACACCTAACTACGTGTTAAAGAGTCTCATTGCTCTATGGTGTGAGAGCAACGGTATTGAGCTTCCTCAAAACCAAGGGAGCCACAGAACcacaagaccaggaggaggaggaggaagcagCTCTTCGGATTGTGACCGAGCATTCGTCCTCGCCTTGTTAGAGAAACTAGACAACGGCACTACAGAACAGCAAAGAGCTGCGGCTGGAGAGCTTCGGCTACTAGCCAAGAGGAACGCGGACAACAGAGTCTGCATCGCCGAGGCTGGAGCCATACCGCGCCTCGTAGAGCTTCTATCCTCACCGGACCCTCGGACTCAAGAACATTCCGTGACAGCGCTTCTGAATCTTTCTATAAACGAAGGTAACAAAGGAGCCATCGTTGACGCAGGAGCCATCACAGATATAGTGGAAGTGCTTAAAAACGGAAGCATGGAGGCTAGAGAGAACGCAGCTGCGACTCTTTTCAGCTTATCTGTTGTGGATGAAAACAAAGTGGCGATAGGTGCTGCTGGAGCTATCCAGGCCCTTATAAGCTTGCTCGAGGAAGGAACAAGAAGAGGGAAAAAAGACGCGGCAACGGCTATATTCAATCTGTGCATATACCAAGGGAACAAATCAAGAGCCATTAAAGGAGGTATCGTTGATCCTCTGACAAGGTTACTGAAAGATGCAGGTGGAGGAATGGTGGATGAAGCTTTGGCTATCCTGGCGATACTTTCAACGAACCAAGAAGGGAAGGGAGCTATAGGTGAAGCAGATACTATTCCTGTTTTGGTTGAGATTATAAGGACAGGGTCACCGAGGAACAGGGAGAACGCTGTTGCGATACTTTGGTATCTATGTATTGGGAATATGGAGAGGTTGAATGTAGCGAGAGAGGTTGGTGCAGATGTTGCGTTGAAGGAACTTACCGAGAATGGGACTGATAGAGCAAAGAGGAAAGCTGCTAGCTTGTTGGAGATCATTCAGCAACTTGAAGGTGTTGTGATATCTACTGTTCCATGA